The DNA segment CGCACGCTCGACGGCTTCGAGCAAATCGGCCTGCTCGACCTTGCCTTTTTCTTTTCTGCCCGCTAGTAGCGCGGCTTCGTTTATGATGTTGGCAAGATCCGCACCCGCAAGGCCGGCCGTCATACGCGCGATATCTTCGATACTGACGCTGTGATCGAGCTTGATATCTTTCATATGCACGCGTAAAATTTCGATCCTGCCTTTAAAATCAGGTTTATCGACTAGCACCTGCCTGTCAAATCTGCCCGGCCTTAAAAGCGCGGCGTCAAGCACCTCGGGACGGTTCGTCGCGGCGAGTACGATAACGGGCGACGCGTCCGAGCTAAAGCCGTCCATCTCGGCCAAAAGCTGATTTAGCGTTTGCTCGCGCTCGTCGTTTCCGCCGATCATTCCGCTAGCTGCGCGGCTTTTGCCGATAGCGTCGATCTCATCTATGAAAACGATCGCCGGAGCCTCTTTTTTCGCATTTTCAAAAAGATCCCTCACGCGACTGGCGCCCACGCCGACGAACATCTCGATAAAGCTCGATCCCGAAACCGAGAAAAACGGCACGTCCGCTTCGCCCGCGACGGCCTTTGCGAGCAAGGTTTTACCGGTGCCCGGAGGCCCAACCAAAAGCACGCCTTTTGGGATTTTGGCGCCTAAATTTATATATCTATCCGGATGCTTTAGAAAATCCACGATCTCTTTAACTTCCTCTTTCGCCTCTTGCACGCCCGCCACGTCGGCAAATTTAACCTTCGGTTTTTCCGAATTTACGAGCTTTTTAGAACTTCCCATTCCAAGGATACCGCCGCCCATATTTCGCTGCATACGGCTAGCTAAAAACATCCAAATTCCAAAGAAAATAAAAATAGGAAGCACCCACGAAAAGAGTATTTCGGTAAACCAGTTTGTCTCGCTATAAGCACCGTAAGGAATCTTTTGCTCCTCCAAAATCGGCACTAGCATCGGATCGTTCACTCTCTTGGCAAAATACGTCCTGCCGCCGTTATCCACGGCTTTTATCGAAGTTTCCGAGATACCTACTTGCATAACCTGCTTGTTTTTTATCATCTCTTTTATCTCGGAGTACGAGGTGCTTTTTGAGCCGGCGGCGCTTTGTCCTAGTAGCGCGCCGTCCATATCGCCGCCTCCGAGTCCGCGAAATGCCACCACTATCACGATAGCAAAAACGGCGAAAATCAAAATCGGATTTTTATTAAAAAAATTATTTCCGCCGTTATTTAAATTTTTATCATCGTTTTTTCTGTTATCCATTATGTTCCTTAAATTATTCTAAGCTTTTTGAAATACGAAGCTTTTCCACTCGTTTTTGGTTTGACTTTCTACCGGTTTGAGCGATGCAAAAGCCTCTAAAATTCGCGTTTCGTATTTATCCAAAACGCCTGCTAAAACGAGATACGAGCCCTCTTTTAGCAAATTTATCAAATCGTTTTTTAGCATTAGTATCACGTCGGCGATGATGTTTGCGACGACGACGTCGTATTTTTTATCCAAATTCGCCACCGAACCGGTCCAAATTTGATTAAATTTAACCCCGTTTAGCTCGGCGTTTTTTTGCGAGCTTTGCACTGCTTGCTCATCCGTATCGCAGGCATCCGTGACGCAGCCTAGCTTTGCTAGGGCGATGCTTAGTATCCCGCTTCCGCAGCCAACGTCAAGCGCGCTCATACCGCTTGCGGCGTATTTTTGCAGATACTCTATGCAAGCGCTCGTGCTCTCGTGGTGACCAGAGCCAAAGGCGAGCGCGGGATCGATGATGATGTTTTCAAACCCACTTTTAGGCTCTTCCCAGCTTGGGTGGATGTAAAATTTACCGATTTCTATCGGTCTTACGTTTTTTTTGTATTCGTTTAGCCAGTCTTTATTTTCTTTTTGGCTTTTTGTTATCTTAAATTCGATCTCGCGACCGAGCGCGTTTTGCAGAGATTTTGCGTATTCTTGCAGCCCAAATTCCACTTCATCTAGCTCGTCTTCGTCTCGGATGATAAATCCGCCGGCAGTCTCCTGCGTGCAAGTAACGCCCAAAGAAAAAACGAGATCTTCGAAAAGCTCGCGAAGTTCCTGCGAACAAAGAACTTCAAGCTCGTAAAATTTATCTTTCAAATTTACGCTCTTTTAGCCCAAAACGTCTTCAAGTTTTTCTTTTAAAACTTGCGGCGTAAACGGCTTTACGATGTAGTTATTGACGCCTGCTTTTAGCGCGGTTATGACCTCGGCTTTACCGCCCTCGGTCGTTACCATGATGATAGGCATATCGACGTATTTTTGCTCGGCGCGGACTTTTTTTACGAGCTCAAGGCCGTTCATTTCGGGCATATTCCAGTCGGTGATAAGCACGTTTATATCGCTGTGCTGACCCAAAATTTGCCACGCTTCGACTCCGTGCTCGGCCTCTAAAATTTCCTGATGTCCGAGCCTTTGCAGGGTGTTTTTTATGATTCTTCTCATAGTAGAGCTGTCGTCGACTACTAATATTTTCACAATCGTATCCTTTTTTTAAAAAATGTCCAATTTTAGCAAATTTTATATTTAAATTTACTTTAAAAATTTAGCGGCTCTGTTTAAAGGCCTCTTTTAGATCGAGCGTCCCCTCGTAGTACGCCTTGCCCACGATCGCGCCGTAAACGTCTCCCGCGCGCTTTAGCGCCTGGATATCGGAGATATCTTTTACGCCGCCGCTTGCGATCGTATTTATACCGCTTGCTTTTGCGATTTGCGAGGTAAATTCAACGTTTACGCCGCTAAGGGTGCCGTCTTTTGAGATGTCGGTGCAGATGATCGCTTCGACTCCGGCTCCGGCAAATTTGCGCGCTAGCTCGGTCGCTCTCATCTGCGACACCTCCGCCCAGCCCTGCACGGCGACGAAGCCGTCTTTTGCGTCTATGCCGACGGCGACGCGATATTTTTGAGCCATTTCTTTAGTGAAATTCGGATCTTTTAGCGCTACCGAGCCCAAGATAACGCGCGTTATGCCGCTATCAAGGTAGCTTTTTATTCGTGCCTCATCGCGTATCCCGCCGCCGATTTGGATTTGTAAATTTGCGGCTTTTGCGATCTTTTCTACGGTTTTTAGATTTATCGCTTCGCCGGCAAACGCTCCGTCAAGATCGACGACGTGAAGCCACTTTGCGCCCATATCTTCAAATCTTTTAGCTAGCTCCCAAGGCGCATCCGAGTAGATTTTTGCGCTACTCATCTCGCCCTTAAAAAGTCGAACCGCCTTGCCATCTTTTAAATCTATCGCAGGAAAAATTTCCATCACATCTCTCCGAAATTTCGTAAAATTTTTAGCCCCGTCTCATAGCTCTTTTCGGGGTGCGGCTGAAAGCCGAAGATATTATCTTTATGCACCGCGCTCACGAATTTATAGCCGTATTCGCTAAAGCCAAGCGCCGCGTCATCATCGCAAACTACGTGATAAGAGTGCACGAAATACAAATATTCGCTAGCCGCCAGATCCCTATTTATCGGCGTTTGCTTGGCAAAATTTATCGTATTCCACCCCGTGTGCGGCACCTTTAGCGGCGCGTCAAATTTGGACGGGTCAAATTTGACCACTCGCCCTTTTACGAGCCCCAGCCCCTCGTTTACGCCAAACTCTTCACTCGTATCAAACAGCAGCTGCATACCCAGACAAATGCCCAAAAACGGCTTTCCGCCGGCTACGGCTTCTTTTATCGCCGGGATAAAATCTCTATCTTTTAGCCTTTGCATCGCTTCGCCAAAAGCTCCGACGCCCGGCAAAATGATCTTGTCAAATTTACCCAGCTCTTCGCCGCGACCCGCTAGCCGCGCCTTTAAATTTAAACTTTCAAACGCGTTTAAAACGCTCTTTAAATTTCCCGCTCCGTAGTCGATAATGCCGATGTTTTGTTTCATCTGGCCGCCTTATTTCTAACCGAGATGAGATAGACGCTAAGCGCGATCATCAGCATCGCCACGCCCGCGATCAGGTAAATGGCGTTTATGATGTGGTCCGGCGCCGTGATGGCAAATTTAAACACCAGCATCAGCGCCTCGATAGCAAGCGCGATGATAATAGAGCCGATAAAGCGCAGCATAGTCTTGTTTCCGCCATCTTCGTCATGCTTACCTTTGCCTAGCACTTCTTCTTCAAATATCGCTTTTACGAGATCGAAAATCGCCAGCGCAAGCGTCAGTACGATCGTTGTCTCAAACATCTCCTCAACATTGATGTGCATAAAATCCTTGGACAAAAATCTCTTCATCCCGTCCACAAAAAGAAATGCCGCCACCATAAAAAGCGCGACCGCAAACGCCGCGTAGACGGATTTTAAAAATTTACCGAAGCAGCTTTCCAGCTTGCCCGGTGCTACTATATTTAAAATATTTTCCAACGAAACGTCGATACAAGCGATAAATTTAAGCTCGTTTTTGTCATCATAAATCGGCGTCGAAGCCGTAACGCAAAGATCATTCGTGAGTGCCGAAGGATACGGATCGCTCAATACGCAGCGCCTTTCGCGCACAGCCCTATAATAATAGGCTTTATTGTTGCGATTTTCGCCCTTGCCGACTTTATATTTTTCGTTTAGACTAATAGCGTCTTCCAGCTGGATACCGTTAGCGTCCAATACGTAAAAAGCGTCAAAGCTCTCTATCTCGTGAGCTATTTTATCAAAGCCTTCCTTTACCGATTCTATACATACGCCGGGGAGCTTGTTGGGTAAATTTCTACTAAAAAGGTAACAGATATAGGCTCTAGCCTTATATCTCACTTCTGAAAATCTCTGAATATCTTTTATTATCAATTTTGCTCCTTATTTAGCGCGTGATTAAACTCGGGCACGATCTCTTTGAGTCCCGTCTCGACGTCGTCCGTGCGCGTTAAATTTGCGATCTGGCGGTTTAGCTTTCCTAAATCGTACTCGCCCGAATGCGTCACGAAAATAGACTGAAACTGCGTCTTTACGTCGTCTTTATTTATTAACAGCTCCTCATAAAGCTTCTCTCCCGGACGAAGTCCGATAAATTCGATGCCAAGGTGTTCTTTGTTTGATAAAATAAGCATTTTTTTAGCCAAGTCGGCGATTTTTATCGGCTCGCCCATATCAAGCACGAAAAGCTCTCCGCCCTTTGCGATCGAGGCGGCCTGAAGCACGAGCTGACAGGCCTCGGAGACTAGCATAAAATACCTCGTGATATCAGGATGCGTGACGGTGAGCGGTTTATTGTTTTCGATTTGCTCTTTAAATTTCGGCATCACGCTGCCGCTTGAGCCCAGTACGTTACCAAAACGCACCGCGACGATCTCGGTTTTAGCGGGTAAATTCGAGTTTAGCGCGTAAAGCTCGCACACGCGCTTAGTCGCGCCCATTATATTCGTCGGGCGCACGGCCTTATCCGACGAGATCATCACGACTTTACTAACGCCGTATTCTATGGACAAATCTATCAAAATTTTAGTGCCGATTATGTTATTTACGACTGCGGCTTTTGGGTTTGTTTCGCAAAGCGGCACGTGTTTATAGGCTGCGGCGTGGATCGCTATCTGCGGTTTAAACTCCTCAAACACCGCGCGCAGATCGGCTTCATTTACGATATTTATCATCTTGCTCACGGTTTTATCGCTATGGGTTATCTCGCCGATTTTATAGAGATTAAACTCGCTGTGATCGATCATTATTAGCTTGCTAACGCCAAATTTGAGGCACTGCTTGCAAATTTCGCTACCGATGCTACCGCCTGCTCCCGTGACTAAAACGACCTTACCGCCTAAAAATTTCTCCACCGCGCTGCTATCTAGATCTTTTGGCTTTCTAGCTAGCAGATCCTCGATCGAGATATCTTTGATCGCGTCCTTGCCGGTACCAAACATCGAGAAAATCTTGATATCGCGGATACCGTAAGCCGTAAGCTCGTCAAAAAGCTCCGCTAGCTCGTCTTGACCAAGAGCTAGCGCGATGATAGCGGTTTTTACGTTGTACTCTTTGATCAAATTTGCGATTTCGCTCTTTGGCTGCACTAAAAATCCGTCGCAGTAAGTGCCGACCAGATCGCTCCTACCATCCACGACGCCCACCGCATAAAGGTCGATATAACCCTGCCTAAGCCCCTTTAAAACGTGAAGCGCCTTTGACGTAGCGCCGATAACGACGCAAGGCTCGCCTGTGTGCGGCTTTTTAGAAAAATCCAAAAACATACGCTTGGCGATCCTTAAATTTCCTATGAGCAAACACGAGATAATGGCGTCAATAAAAACCACGCTTCGCGGAAACGGGTTAAAAACTGCAGGCATCGCAAAATAAACAACTCCGAAACCAACGATCGCGCAAAGATGAACGAGAAAAATTTTCCTAGCTTCGTTTAGTCCGAAAAATCTCCACGGCACCTTGTAAATTTTAAAAAGCCACATGAAAAATAGCTTTAAAGCCACCATCGTAGCGCAGCCCGCGACCAGTCCGCCTCTAAAATAATCAGGCAGCACGCCGCTAAATCTAAGCAGATACGCCAGATAAAACGACGCGACAAATATCACGATGTCAAAGGTTAGAAAAAACGCAAGCCGCTTTAGCTTCGTCGCCTTAAACATTTATAAATTTTCCTTTACGATTTTTACTACTCGCGCAAACTCCTCGTACTGCATCGCCGTGCCGCTAGGCAGGCAGATGCCGCGCGCAAACATCTCCTCGCTAGTGCCGTCCGTGAACGCTAGCGCCCCCTCAAACACCGGCTGCATATGCATCGGTTTCCAAAGCGGACGGCTTTCTATATTTTCCTTTGCGAGCGCCTCTATCACGCGTAGATGCGCGCCTTTTTCTTTAAACAGCGCGGTCGTTAGCCAGCGGTTGCCGCGGGAATTTAGGGTCTCAGGCATAAACTCAAGCTCGGCAAGCTCTTTTTTGTACTTTTCAAAAATTTCGCGTTTTTTTATCACGCGCTGCTCGAGCACCTCCATCTGCGCCGTTCCGATCGCGCCTAGGACGTTGCTTAGGCGGTAGTTGTAGCCGTAGTCTTTATGCTCGTAGTGCAAAAACGGCTCTCTAGCTTGAGTGCTATAAAATCTCGCCTTCTCAACGAGCTCTTTTTCGCCCACTAGCATGCCGCCTCCGCTTGTGGTGATGATTTTGTTACCGTTAAAGCTATATGCGCCAAGCCTCCCGAACGTACCCAGCGCTTTGCCGTTCAAAAATCCGCCCAGCGCCTCGGCCGCGTCCTCGACGACGGCGATATTTTCTTGCTCGCAGATCTCGCAGATCTCTTTCATCTTTGCCGCCTGACCGTAGAGATGCGTGACGACGAGCGCTTTTGGCTTTTTAGGCGAGTTTGCGATCGCCTTTTTTAGCAGCTCGGGGCTTAGATTCCAGCTTTCGTCGCTATCTATGAAAACAGGCGTAGCGCCTTGATAAAGTATCGGGCTAACGGATGCCATAAAGGTAAACGTAGAGGCTAGTACCACGTCTCCTGCGCCGATACCAAGCACTCTTAGCGCCAAGTGGATCGCCGACGTGCCGGAATTTAGCGCTAATGCATCGGGCGCTCCCGCGTAGCTTGAGACGCTCGCTTCAAATTTATTCACGTATTCGCCAAGCGGCGCGATGTAGTTGCTCTTAAAAACCTCGTTTATGTACTCTTGCTCTTTGCCGCTCATGTGCGGCGGACTTAGGAAAATTCTTTGCATTATTATTCCTTAAAGAAATTTACGCATTGTAGCACTTAAAATCTAAATATTTTTATAAAAACTCGTTTAAATTTGCTTTTAGAGCGTAGAAAATGAAGATTTTGTTAAATTTTGCGTCGAAATATATTTTAAAACTGCAAATTTGACGCCTCGCGGGATACTTTATCTATTTTGCCTGCACCGTCCTTTGTAGCTACAGGCACAAATTTGACGAGCAGTATTTTGCTCTCAAATTTAGCTTAAATTCCGCCTGATTTTAGCCGGATTACCGTAGGCGACGCTACCGTCTGCGATATCTCTTACGACTACGCTGCCCGCTCCGATGATGCAGTTTGCGCCGATTTTTACGCATTGGATGATGCATGAACCTATGCCTACGTGGGTATTTTGCCCCACTATCACGCCGCCTGCTAGCGCCGCGTTTGGGCTAATATGCGCGAAATCGCCGATCTCGCAGTCATGCTCGATGATCGCGCCAGTGTTTATTATCGCGCCCTCGCCTATTACAGCGCGCGCGTTTATGACGGCATTTGGCATCACGACCGCGCCCTCGCCTACTTGCGCGCTCTTGCTTATCACTGCACTTGGATGGATCAAATTTACTAAGACAAAGCCCGCGTTTTTTACTCTTTCTTGCAGGATGCGTCTGATTTTATTATCCCCGATAGCCACGATCACGTCCGCTTTTTCCAGACTCGGGTCAAATTTGAGCACGCTTTTACCGTCAAATTTAGCGTCGTCTAAAAACACGATCTCGCCGTATCCGCACGCTCTAGCTACGTCCGCTACTACCGCTCCGTGTCCGCTAAAGCCGTAAACGTAAATTTTAGTTGCGGCCATTAAATTTCTCCGTCGTGGCCATACCCTCTTTGCTCACGCCGCTTCGTTTTAAGACCTTTTGCACAGTTAAAATCGCGATTTTAACATCTAGCGCAAAGCTTAGCTCGCGGACGTATCTCGCGTCAAATTTAAACTTCTCCGCCCAGCTGATCGCATTGCGGCCGTTTACCTGCGCTAGACCCGTGATACCGGGCCTTACGTCGTGGCGAGTGGCCTGCTCTGCGTCGTAAAGAGGCAGGTACTCAACCAAAAGCGGACGCGGCCCGATGAAGCTCATATCGCCCTTTAGCACGTTAAAAAGCTGCGGCAGCTCATCAAGGCTGAGGCTTCGGATAGTCTTGCCGACGCCGCTTAGGCGCATCTCGTCGGGCAGTAGCTCGCCGTCCGCGCCGCGCTCGTCGCTCATCGTTTTAAATTTGTAAATTTTAAAAATTTTAGCGTGCAAGCCCGGGCGCGCCTGCGTAAAAATGACGTCCTTGCTAACCTTAAAATATATCAAAACCGCGACGACCGCCATGATCGGCAGCGTAAGCACGATCAAAAAAATCGCGCCGCAAATATCCAGTAATCTCTTAAAAAACGTCCTATACATCGATAAATTTCCTGTAAATTTCTATATATTTCTTAGCGACC comes from the Campylobacter rectus genome and includes:
- the ftsH gene encoding ATP-dependent zinc metalloprotease FtsH, whose translation is MDNRKNDDKNLNNGGNNFFNKNPILIFAVFAIVIVVAFRGLGGGDMDGALLGQSAAGSKSTSYSEIKEMIKNKQVMQVGISETSIKAVDNGGRTYFAKRVNDPMLVPILEEQKIPYGAYSETNWFTEILFSWVLPIFIFFGIWMFLASRMQRNMGGGILGMGSSKKLVNSEKPKVKFADVAGVQEAKEEVKEIVDFLKHPDRYINLGAKIPKGVLLVGPPGTGKTLLAKAVAGEADVPFFSVSGSSFIEMFVGVGASRVRDLFENAKKEAPAIVFIDEIDAIGKSRAASGMIGGNDEREQTLNQLLAEMDGFSSDASPVIVLAATNRPEVLDAALLRPGRFDRQVLVDKPDFKGRIEILRVHMKDIKLDHSVSIEDIARMTAGLAGADLANIINEAALLAGRKEKGKVEQADLLEAVERAIAGLEKKSRRINPKEKRIVAYHESGHALIAETTKGANRVTKVSIIPRGLAALGYTLHTPEENKFMMQRHELMAEVDVLLAGRAAEEVFIKEISTGAGNDLERATDILRSMISIYGMSDIAGLMVLEKRRSTFLAGGQADRDYSDKTAEKVDEFIKTTLDERYKHVLETLRNYGDAIEKMVEALYEEETIEGAKVREIIANYEKERGMPSRLVNLEENKEEQA
- the hisA gene encoding 1-(5-phosphoribosyl)-5-[(5-phosphoribosylamino)methylideneamino]imidazole-4-carboxamide isomerase, which encodes MEIFPAIDLKDGKAVRLFKGEMSSAKIYSDAPWELAKRFEDMGAKWLHVVDLDGAFAGEAINLKTVEKIAKAANLQIQIGGGIRDEARIKSYLDSGITRVILGSVALKDPNFTKEMAQKYRVAVGIDAKDGFVAVQGWAEVSQMRATELARKFAGAGVEAIICTDISKDGTLSGVNVEFTSQIAKASGINTIASGGVKDISDIQALKRAGDVYGAIVGKAYYEGTLDLKEAFKQSR
- a CDS encoding PDC sensor domain-containing protein; its protein translation is MIIKDIQRFSEVRYKARAYICYLFSRNLPNKLPGVCIESVKEGFDKIAHEIESFDAFYVLDANGIQLEDAISLNEKYKVGKGENRNNKAYYYRAVRERRCVLSDPYPSALTNDLCVTASTPIYDDKNELKFIACIDVSLENILNIVAPGKLESCFGKFLKSVYAAFAVALFMVAAFLFVDGMKRFLSKDFMHINVEEMFETTIVLTLALAIFDLVKAIFEEEVLGKGKHDEDGGNKTMLRFIGSIIIALAIEALMLVFKFAITAPDHIINAIYLIAGVAMLMIALSVYLISVRNKAAR
- a CDS encoding 50S ribosomal protein L11 methyltransferase, whose protein sequence is MKDKFYELEVLCSQELRELFEDLVFSLGVTCTQETAGGFIIRDEDELDEVEFGLQEYAKSLQNALGREIEFKITKSQKENKDWLNEYKKNVRPIEIGKFYIHPSWEEPKSGFENIIIDPALAFGSGHHESTSACIEYLQKYAASGMSALDVGCGSGILSIALAKLGCVTDACDTDEQAVQSSQKNAELNGVKFNQIWTGSVANLDKKYDVVVANIIADVILMLKNDLINLLKEGSYLVLAGVLDKYETRILEAFASLKPVESQTKNEWKSFVFQKA
- the pglF gene encoding UDP-N-acetylglucosamine 4,6-dehydratase (configuration-retaining), with the translated sequence MFKATKLKRLAFFLTFDIVIFVASFYLAYLLRFSGVLPDYFRGGLVAGCATMVALKLFFMWLFKIYKVPWRFFGLNEARKIFLVHLCAIVGFGVVYFAMPAVFNPFPRSVVFIDAIISCLLIGNLRIAKRMFLDFSKKPHTGEPCVVIGATSKALHVLKGLRQGYIDLYAVGVVDGRSDLVGTYCDGFLVQPKSEIANLIKEYNVKTAIIALALGQDELAELFDELTAYGIRDIKIFSMFGTGKDAIKDISIEDLLARKPKDLDSSAVEKFLGGKVVLVTGAGGSIGSEICKQCLKFGVSKLIMIDHSEFNLYKIGEITHSDKTVSKMINIVNEADLRAVFEEFKPQIAIHAAAYKHVPLCETNPKAAVVNNIIGTKILIDLSIEYGVSKVVMISSDKAVRPTNIMGATKRVCELYALNSNLPAKTEIVAVRFGNVLGSSGSVMPKFKEQIENNKPLTVTHPDITRYFMLVSEACQLVLQAASIAKGGELFVLDMGEPIKIADLAKKMLILSNKEHLGIEFIGLRPGEKLYEELLINKDDVKTQFQSIFVTHSGEYDLGKLNRQIANLTRTDDVETGLKEIVPEFNHALNKEQN
- the hisH gene encoding imidazole glycerol phosphate synthase subunit HisH; the encoded protein is MKQNIGIIDYGAGNLKSVLNAFESLNLKARLAGRGEELGKFDKIILPGVGAFGEAMQRLKDRDFIPAIKEAVAGGKPFLGICLGMQLLFDTSEEFGVNEGLGLVKGRVVKFDPSKFDAPLKVPHTGWNTINFAKQTPINRDLAASEYLYFVHSYHVVCDDDAALGFSEYGYKFVSAVHKDNIFGFQPHPEKSYETGLKILRNFGEM
- the pglE gene encoding UDP-N-acetylbacillosamine transaminase — protein: MQRIFLSPPHMSGKEQEYINEVFKSNYIAPLGEYVNKFEASVSSYAGAPDALALNSGTSAIHLALRVLGIGAGDVVLASTFTFMASVSPILYQGATPVFIDSDESWNLSPELLKKAIANSPKKPKALVVTHLYGQAAKMKEICEICEQENIAVVEDAAEALGGFLNGKALGTFGRLGAYSFNGNKIITTSGGGMLVGEKELVEKARFYSTQAREPFLHYEHKDYGYNYRLSNVLGAIGTAQMEVLEQRVIKKREIFEKYKKELAELEFMPETLNSRGNRWLTTALFKEKGAHLRVIEALAKENIESRPLWKPMHMQPVFEGALAFTDGTSEEMFARGICLPSGTAMQYEEFARVVKIVKENL
- a CDS encoding chemotaxis response regulator CheY yields the protein MKILVVDDSSTMRRIIKNTLQRLGHQEILEAEHGVEAWQILGQHSDINVLITDWNMPEMNGLELVKKVRAEQKYVDMPIIMVTTEGGKAEVITALKAGVNNYIVKPFTPQVLKEKLEDVLG
- the pglD gene encoding UDP-N-acetylbacillosamine N-acetyltransferase; amino-acid sequence: MAATKIYVYGFSGHGAVVADVARACGYGEIVFLDDAKFDGKSVLKFDPSLEKADVIVAIGDNKIRRILQERVKNAGFVLVNLIHPSAVISKSAQVGEGAVVMPNAVINARAVIGEGAIINTGAIIEHDCEIGDFAHISPNAALAGGVIVGQNTHVGIGSCIIQCVKIGANCIIGAGSVVVRDIADGSVAYGNPAKIRRNLS
- the pglC gene encoding undecaprenyl phosphate N,N'-diacetylbacillosamine 1-phosphate transferase is translated as MYRTFFKRLLDICGAIFLIVLTLPIMAVVAVLIYFKVSKDVIFTQARPGLHAKIFKIYKFKTMSDERGADGELLPDEMRLSGVGKTIRSLSLDELPQLFNVLKGDMSFIGPRPLLVEYLPLYDAEQATRHDVRPGITGLAQVNGRNAISWAEKFKFDARYVRELSFALDVKIAILTVQKVLKRSGVSKEGMATTEKFNGRN